A genomic segment from Salmo trutta unplaced genomic scaffold, fSalTru1.1, whole genome shotgun sequence encodes:
- the LOC115187611 gene encoding pachytene checkpoint protein 2 homolog: protein MEGDRMEVGDLKQNPNDMNNIHVEVHVKSTSTAKRSDVKMHVLTLLNRHRMVFGAYRWTEFDEDFLIKHVQSVAIVDAERKPIDLKSCSLSIHIFTLNDDGPSTLNLEEEELSAANHWLLPAAEFHGIWESLVYESGVKTQLLDYVSTTIYFSDKNVDSNLISWNRVVLLHGPPGTGKTSLCKALAQKLSIRLSNRYSYGQFVEINSHSLFSKWFSESGKLVTRMFQKIQELIDDKQALVFVLIDEVESLTAARNASQAGTEPSDAIRVVNSVLTQLDQIKRHPNVVILTTSNVTEKIDLAFVDRADIKQYIGPPSVEGIFNIYLSCLEELMKCQIVYPRQPLLTMFELETMGFRESKVSELSLVLRNIAIKSKGFSGRALRKLPFLAHALFVKTPTVSLERFLEAMDLAVDKQIEERDNLVNCL from the exons ATGGAGGGCGACAGAATGGAGGTAGGGGATCTGAAGCAGAACCCCAACGACATGAACAACATCCATGTGGAGGTTCACGTCAAATCTACCAG CACTGCGAAGAGGTCTGACGTGAAGATGCACGTCTTGACCCTGCTGAACCGTCATCGCATGGTGTTCGGGGCTTACAGGTGGACAGAGTTTGACGAGGACTTCCTTATCAAACACGTCCAATCAGTGGCCATAGTGGATGCTGAGAGAAAA CCCATAGATCTGAAGAGCTGCAGTCTGTCCATCCACATCTTCACCCTGAATGATGACGGGCCCAGCACTCTgaacctggaggaggaggagctctCTGCAGCCAATCACTGGCTCTTACCAGCCG CTGAGTTCCATGGCATCTGGGAGAGTCTGGTGTATGAGAGCGGGGTCAAAACACAA CTGTTGGATTACGTCTCAACCACAATTTACTTCTCTGACAAAAACGTGGACAGCAACCTGATCTCATGGAACCGAGTTGTCCTGCTTCATG GACCCCCGGGCACAGGGAAGACATCTTTGTGTAAAGCTCTGGCCCAGAAGCTGTCAATCAGACTATCAAACCG GTACTCTTATGGGCAGTTTGTTGAGATCAACAGCCACAGTTTGTTCTCCAAGTGGTTCTCTGAG AGTGGTAAACTGGTCACTAGGATGTTCCAGAAGATCCAAGAGCTGATAGATGACAAGCAGGCTCTGGTGTTTGTTCTCATCGATGAG GTGGAGAGTCTGACAGCAGCGCGGAACGCCTCCCAAGCCGGAACGGAACCCTCAGACGCCATCCGAGTGGTCAACTCTGTCCTCACACAGCTGGACCAGATCAAGCG GCATCCTAATGTTGTGATCCTGACCACCTCCAACGTGACAGAGAAGATAGACCTGGCGTTTGTGGACAGAGCTGACATCAAGCAGTACATTGGCCCTCCATCTGTAGAGGGCATCTTCAACATCTACCTGTCCTGCCTGGAGGAACTCATGAAG TGCCAGATCGTGTACCCCAGACAGCCACTGCTGACCATGTTTGAGCTGGAGACCATGGGCTTCAGGGAGAGCAAGGTGTCAGAGCTCAGCCTGGTTCTCAGGAACATCGCCAT AAAGAGTAAGGGTTTCAGTGGAAGAGCGCTGAGGAAACTACCCTTTTTGGCCCATGCTCTTTTTGTGAAG ACCCCGACTGTGTCCCTGGAGAGGTTCCTGGAGGCCATGGACCTAGCAGTGGACAAACAgatagaggagagggacaacCTGGTCAACTGTCTGTGA